A part of Thermotoga petrophila RKU-1 genomic DNA contains:
- a CDS encoding exonuclease SbcCD subunit D: MIDLKELRILHTSDWHLGVTSWTSSRPVDRREELKKALDKVVEEAEKRGVDLILLTGDLLHSRNNPSVVALHDLLDYLKRMMRTAPVVVLPGNHDWKGLKLFGNFITSISSDITFVMSFEPVDVEAKRGQKVRILPFPYPDESEALRKNEGDFRFFLESRLNKLYEEALKKEDFAIFMGHFTVEGLSGYAGIEQGREIIINRALIPSVVDYAALGHIHSFREIQKQPLTIYPGSLIKIDFGEEADEKGAVFVELKRGEPPRYERIDVAPLPLKTLYYKKIDTSALRSIRDFCRNFPGYVRVVYEEDSGILPDLMGEIDNLVKIERKSKREIEEVLRESMEEFKEELDKIDYFELFKEYLKKREENHEKLLKILDELLDEVKKSEA; encoded by the coding sequence GTGATTGATTTGAAGGAGCTCAGAATACTCCACACGTCCGACTGGCACCTCGGTGTCACCTCGTGGACCAGCTCGCGACCAGTAGATCGACGTGAAGAGCTGAAGAAAGCGCTCGATAAAGTAGTCGAAGAAGCCGAAAAGAGAGGGGTCGATCTGATTCTTCTAACGGGTGATCTTCTTCATTCGAGGAACAATCCTTCGGTTGTCGCTCTGCACGATCTTCTGGATTATCTGAAGAGGATGATGAGAACAGCGCCTGTGGTAGTACTTCCTGGAAACCACGACTGGAAGGGCTTGAAACTCTTTGGAAATTTCATAACATCGATCTCGAGTGACATAACCTTTGTCATGTCCTTCGAACCTGTGGATGTAGAAGCCAAACGGGGCCAGAAGGTGAGAATTCTCCCCTTCCCGTATCCTGACGAGTCGGAAGCTTTGAGAAAAAACGAGGGAGACTTCCGGTTCTTCCTCGAATCCAGACTCAACAAACTTTACGAAGAAGCGCTGAAGAAGGAAGATTTCGCTATCTTCATGGGTCACTTCACTGTTGAAGGGCTCTCGGGTTATGCTGGAATCGAGCAAGGAAGAGAGATCATTATAAACAGAGCGTTGATTCCGTCGGTGGTTGATTACGCTGCGCTCGGGCACATTCATAGTTTCCGAGAGATTCAGAAGCAACCTCTCACCATATACCCTGGCTCTCTCATAAAGATAGATTTCGGAGAAGAAGCGGACGAAAAAGGAGCGGTCTTTGTTGAGCTGAAAAGAGGAGAACCGCCCAGGTATGAAAGAATAGACGTCGCCCCTCTTCCGTTGAAAACTCTCTACTACAAAAAGATAGACACCTCTGCTCTGAGAAGCATAAGGGATTTCTGCAGGAATTTTCCTGGTTACGTGAGGGTGGTTTATGAAGAAGACTCCGGTATTCTTCCCGACCTGATGGGAGAGATAGATAATCTGGTGAAGATAGAAAGAAAGTCAAAAAGAGAGATAGAAGAGGTGCTTCGAGAAAGCATGGAAGAGTTCAAAGAAGAGCTGGACAAAATTGATTACTTCGAACTCTTCAAGGAGTATTTGAAGAAGAGAGAAGAAAACCACGAAAAGCTGTTGAAAATCCTGGATGAGCTTCTCGATGAGGTGAAAAAGAGTGAGGCCTGA
- the pth gene encoding aminoacyl-tRNA hydrolase: MVVVGLGNPGPRYAFTRHNVGFLFLDFLKSKDWKTEKYFAWSRIKLAGNDVALVKPLTYMNLSGLAMPHVLKFFNASPDDIIVVYDDVSLKLGRIRIRKKGSDGGHNGMKSIIQALGTQEIKRIRVGIGDKPEGMDLVDFVLGEFSDEEWIILNKVFEVMKEALEVILIEGTEKAMSIYNSLEVRV, from the coding sequence ATGGTTGTCGTTGGTCTGGGGAATCCAGGCCCACGTTATGCCTTCACCCGGCATAACGTGGGTTTTCTGTTTCTGGACTTTTTGAAAAGCAAAGACTGGAAAACTGAAAAATATTTCGCGTGGAGCAGAATCAAGCTGGCCGGAAACGACGTGGCGTTGGTGAAACCATTGACCTATATGAACCTCAGCGGTTTGGCGATGCCCCACGTTTTGAAATTCTTCAACGCCAGCCCGGATGATATAATAGTGGTGTACGATGACGTGAGTTTGAAACTTGGAAGGATCCGCATCAGGAAGAAAGGTTCCGACGGTGGACACAACGGTATGAAATCCATCATACAGGCGCTCGGAACACAGGAGATAAAGCGTATAAGGGTAGGAATAGGTGATAAACCAGAAGGAATGGATCTTGTAGATTTCGTGCTGGGAGAATTCTCAGACGAGGAGTGGATTATACTAAACAAAGTGTTTGAAGTGATGAAAGAAGCCCTTGAGGTGATTCTCATCGAAGGAACAGAAAAAGCAATGTCTATCTACAACTCCTTAGAGGTGAGAGTATGA
- a CDS encoding ribose-phosphate pyrophosphokinase, with amino-acid sequence MSFSNEMKVFSGNANRPLAEKIANYLNLQLGDCEVGRFADGEINVRINETVRGHDIFLIQPTSPPVNENLMELLIMIDALKRASANTIAVVIPYYGYARQDRKAKGRDPISAKLVANLITVAGATRVLTVDLHAEQIQGFFDIPVDNLWSYPVFAEELLKRENIVPEETVVVSPDVGGVRRARRMAERLKTSLAILDKRRPSDNVAEVVNIIGEVKDKVVIMFDDIIDTAHSIVKGAEALKNAGAKKIIACATHGVFSNRALERIENSSIDTVYITDTIYHEDLPEKVKVISVANLIGEAIMRIRKHLSVSTLFR; translated from the coding sequence ATGTCTTTCTCAAACGAAATGAAAGTTTTTTCTGGAAACGCCAACAGACCTCTGGCCGAGAAGATTGCAAATTACCTGAATCTTCAACTCGGTGACTGTGAGGTTGGAAGATTCGCCGATGGAGAGATAAACGTCCGTATAAACGAAACGGTGAGGGGACACGACATCTTTCTCATTCAGCCCACCTCACCTCCGGTGAACGAAAACCTCATGGAACTTCTCATAATGATCGATGCGCTCAAACGAGCATCAGCCAACACCATCGCTGTCGTGATCCCTTACTACGGATACGCAAGACAGGACAGGAAGGCAAAGGGAAGAGATCCCATCAGTGCCAAGTTGGTTGCAAACCTCATCACTGTGGCTGGGGCGACCCGCGTTCTGACGGTGGATCTCCACGCGGAACAGATACAGGGGTTCTTTGACATTCCCGTTGACAATCTCTGGAGCTATCCCGTCTTCGCAGAGGAACTTCTCAAAAGAGAAAACATCGTTCCTGAAGAAACTGTGGTTGTTTCACCTGACGTGGGTGGTGTGAGAAGGGCAAGGAGAATGGCTGAAAGATTGAAAACCTCTCTTGCGATTCTCGATAAACGAAGGCCGAGTGATAACGTTGCGGAAGTGGTCAACATAATAGGAGAGGTTAAGGATAAAGTGGTTATCATGTTCGATGATATAATAGATACTGCTCACTCTATAGTGAAGGGTGCAGAGGCTCTGAAAAATGCAGGCGCAAAGAAAATCATAGCCTGTGCAACACACGGCGTCTTCTCCAATAGAGCCTTGGAGAGGATAGAAAATTCCTCGATAGACACCGTGTATATAACCGACACGATATATCATGAAGATCTTCCAGAAAAGGTTAAGGTGATCTCGGTAGCGAATCTCATAGGAGAAGCCATCATGCGAATAAGGAAACATCTGTCTGTGAGCACACTCTTCAGATGA
- a CDS encoding DUF72 domain-containing protein: MVYVGTSGFSFEDWKGVVYPEHLKPSQFLKYYWAVLGFRIVELNFTYYTQPSWRSFVQMLRKTPPDFYFTVKTPASVTHVLWKEGKDPKEDMENFTRQIEPLIEEQRLKMTLAQFPFSFKLSRKNVEYLEKLRESYPYEIAVEFRHYSWDREETYEFLRNHGITFVVVDEPKLPGLFPYRPITTTDYAYFRFHGRNERWFEAEGEERYDYLYSEEELKTLFEDVVELSRRVKETYVFFNNCYKGQAAMNALQFKKMMEERV, translated from the coding sequence ATGGTTTACGTGGGAACGAGCGGTTTTTCCTTTGAAGATTGGAAAGGAGTGGTGTACCCCGAACATCTGAAACCTTCCCAGTTTCTGAAGTACTACTGGGCGGTGCTCGGATTCAGAATAGTGGAACTCAATTTCACTTATTACACCCAACCATCGTGGCGCTCCTTTGTTCAGATGTTGAGAAAGACCCCTCCCGATTTCTATTTTACCGTAAAGACACCAGCAAGCGTCACGCACGTTCTCTGGAAAGAGGGAAAAGATCCAAAAGAGGACATGGAAAATTTCACACGTCAAATAGAGCCTCTAATAGAAGAACAAAGACTAAAGATGACTTTAGCACAGTTTCCATTCTCTTTCAAACTCTCCAGAAAAAACGTGGAATATCTTGAAAAATTGAGAGAAAGCTACCCGTACGAAATCGCTGTGGAGTTCAGACACTACTCCTGGGACAGAGAAGAAACATATGAATTCTTGAGAAATCATGGTATAACCTTTGTGGTGGTGGACGAACCAAAGCTTCCCGGATTGTTCCCCTATCGTCCCATCACGACAACTGATTACGCCTACTTCAGATTTCATGGAAGGAACGAAAGATGGTTCGAAGCCGAAGGGGAAGAAAGGTACGATTACCTCTACAGTGAGGAAGAACTGAAAACTCTCTTTGAAGATGTTGTAGAACTTTCACGAAGAGTGAAGGAAACTTATGTCTTCTTCAACAACTGTTACAAAGGTCAGGCGGCGATGAACGCTTTGCAGTTTAAAAAGATGATGGAGGAGAGAGTGTGA
- the glmU gene encoding bifunctional UDP-N-acetylglucosamine diphosphorylase/glucosamine-1-phosphate N-acetyltransferase GlmU, with the protein MRALVLAAGKGTRMKSKIPKVLHPLSGKPMIEWVVETAGKVAQKVGVVLGFEAELVRKTLPEWVDVFVQEEQLGTAHAVMCAKDFIEPGDDVLILYGDVPLISENTLKRMIEEHRKGADVTILVADLEDPSGYGRVIQDGDKYRIIEDADLPEELKSVTTINTGFYVFSGDFLLRVLPEIKNENAKGEYYLTDAVNFAEKVRVVKTDDLLEITGVNTRKTLVWLEEQLRMRKIEELLENGVTILDPATTYIHYSVEIGMDTVIHPMTFIEGRTRVGENCEIGPMTRIVDCEIGNNVKITRSECFKSVIEDDVSVGPFARLREGTILKKSSKIGNFVEIKKSTIGEGTKAQHLSYIGDAFVGKNVNIGAGTITCNYDGKKKNPTFIEDGAFIGSNSSLVAPVRIGEGALIGAGSVITEDVPPYSLGLGRARQVVKEGWVLKKRKEE; encoded by the coding sequence ATGAGAGCCCTCGTTCTCGCAGCGGGAAAGGGTACAAGGATGAAATCAAAGATACCAAAAGTGTTACACCCACTTTCTGGAAAGCCCATGATAGAGTGGGTGGTTGAAACAGCCGGGAAAGTAGCGCAGAAAGTTGGCGTTGTCCTCGGTTTTGAAGCGGAATTGGTCAGAAAAACTCTTCCGGAGTGGGTAGACGTCTTCGTTCAGGAAGAACAGCTGGGCACCGCACACGCTGTGATGTGTGCAAAAGATTTCATCGAACCCGGAGATGACGTTTTGATTCTCTACGGAGACGTTCCTCTCATAAGCGAAAACACCTTGAAAAGAATGATCGAAGAACACAGAAAAGGTGCGGATGTGACCATCTTGGTGGCTGACCTCGAAGACCCATCCGGGTACGGTAGAGTCATACAAGACGGGGACAAATACAGAATAATAGAGGACGCGGATCTGCCAGAAGAATTGAAGAGTGTAACAACGATCAACACCGGATTTTACGTGTTCTCCGGTGATTTTCTTTTAAGAGTACTACCGGAGATAAAAAATGAAAACGCAAAGGGAGAGTACTATCTCACGGACGCGGTCAATTTCGCCGAAAAAGTGAGGGTTGTGAAAACTGATGATCTGCTTGAAATAACAGGAGTGAACACCAGAAAGACTCTTGTCTGGCTCGAGGAACAGCTCAGAATGAGAAAAATAGAAGAGCTTTTGGAAAACGGTGTTACCATCTTAGATCCAGCCACCACTTACATTCACTACTCCGTCGAAATCGGTATGGACACTGTCATTCATCCTATGACTTTCATAGAAGGCAGAACCCGCGTGGGAGAAAACTGTGAAATAGGCCCCATGACGAGAATAGTCGACTGTGAAATAGGAAACAACGTGAAAATCACAAGATCTGAATGCTTCAAAAGTGTGATAGAAGACGATGTTTCCGTTGGTCCGTTTGCGAGGTTGAGAGAAGGAACGATTTTGAAGAAATCTTCAAAAATTGGAAACTTCGTTGAAATCAAAAAAAGTACAATTGGAGAGGGAACCAAAGCTCAACACCTCAGTTACATAGGGGACGCGTTCGTTGGAAAAAATGTGAACATAGGTGCAGGGACAATCACCTGTAATTACGATGGTAAGAAAAAGAATCCCACCTTCATTGAAGATGGAGCATTCATAGGAAGCAACTCATCTTTGGTGGCACCCGTTCGTATTGGAGAAGGAGCTCTGATAGGAGCGGGATCGGTGATAACAGAAGACGTTCCACCGTATTCCCTTGGTCTGGGTAGAGCAAGGCAGGTTGTGAAAGAAGGTTGGGTATTGAAAAAGCGAAAGGAGGAATGA
- the lon gene encoding endopeptidase La, protein MPKKSKDTEKSFKILEKYASQQEKELEIPDSLPCIPLRNGMGVFPNTVVPFYVGRTGSLIALEEAMEKYNRLLLVVNQKDPSVETPEPEDLYKVGTVVKVLQIMKLPDDTFKVLVEGLERAQIEEFVSTDPFFLTKIKILKVKYRKTKKLEALMRSVKDKAVRYFNLTHRFPQETLVTLKEMQDPDKLADFVASILPVPLETKQELLETIHPLERLEKILSILVKEIEILEIEEEIEKKVKDRIEKTQREYVLREKLRAIKEELGAEEELEIKELYEKVEKGDYPDYVKEKAYKEIQRLEKMSPYSAEATVVRTYLDWLLNLPWSAASEDRLDIKEAGKILDKNHYGLEEVKERILEYLVARKFSKNLKAPILCLVGPPGVGKTSLGRTIAEAMGRKFGRMSLGGLRDEAEIKGHRRTYVGALPGRIIQIIRRLGTKNPVILLDEVDKMGISFQGDPASALLEVLDPEQNKDFVDHYLEVPFDLSQVLFITTANVLHTIPPALRDRMEIIEIPGYSDPEKYHIARDYIIPKIAQAYGLSKVMFTPGAIKKIIREYTKEAGVRNLERVIEKVIRKSLVKGEKKSFKITTKDIEELLGPPVFKEEEILEEDTVGAVTGLAWTPVGGSVLIVESLLVPGKGNLILTGNMGDVMKESARIALSVVRKMCGEECREVFEKNDIHIHVPEGAVPKDGPSAGITITVALYSAVTGKKVRRDVAMTGEITLRGKILPVGGIREKLLAAKRAGIKKVILPSRNRPDVEKIPKEYLNGMEIVYCSEIQEVLKEAIVR, encoded by the coding sequence TTGCCGAAAAAATCGAAAGATACCGAAAAGAGCTTCAAAATACTTGAGAAATACGCCAGTCAGCAGGAAAAAGAACTGGAGATACCTGACAGCTTGCCGTGTATTCCTTTGAGAAACGGGATGGGAGTTTTTCCAAACACCGTTGTTCCTTTCTACGTGGGAAGGACCGGCTCTCTTATAGCACTCGAAGAAGCCATGGAAAAGTACAACAGACTTCTTCTGGTGGTCAATCAGAAAGATCCATCCGTTGAGACACCAGAACCGGAAGACCTCTACAAAGTGGGAACGGTTGTGAAGGTGCTTCAGATAATGAAGCTTCCAGATGACACGTTCAAGGTGCTCGTGGAAGGGCTGGAGAGAGCTCAAATCGAGGAATTCGTCTCGACTGATCCTTTCTTCCTCACGAAGATAAAAATACTGAAGGTGAAATACAGAAAAACGAAGAAACTCGAAGCACTTATGAGAAGCGTCAAAGACAAGGCAGTCAGATATTTCAACCTGACCCACAGGTTTCCTCAGGAGACGCTCGTTACCCTTAAAGAAATGCAGGATCCGGACAAGCTCGCAGACTTCGTTGCTTCGATTCTTCCCGTTCCTCTGGAGACGAAGCAGGAACTCCTCGAGACGATTCATCCTCTTGAACGTCTCGAGAAGATACTCTCAATACTGGTGAAAGAAATCGAGATTCTCGAGATAGAAGAAGAAATTGAGAAAAAGGTGAAGGACAGAATAGAGAAGACCCAGAGAGAATACGTGCTCCGCGAAAAGCTCAGGGCTATAAAAGAAGAACTCGGAGCGGAAGAGGAGTTAGAGATCAAGGAGCTCTACGAGAAGGTAGAAAAAGGTGATTACCCAGACTACGTGAAGGAAAAGGCTTACAAAGAGATTCAAAGGCTCGAGAAGATGTCGCCCTACAGTGCCGAGGCGACGGTTGTCAGGACCTATCTTGACTGGCTTCTGAACCTTCCATGGAGCGCTGCCAGCGAGGATAGACTCGACATAAAGGAAGCGGGGAAGATCCTGGATAAGAACCATTACGGGCTCGAAGAGGTCAAGGAGAGAATACTGGAGTATCTCGTGGCCAGGAAGTTTTCAAAGAATCTCAAAGCTCCCATTCTCTGCCTTGTGGGACCTCCGGGAGTGGGGAAAACGTCGCTGGGCAGAACCATCGCAGAAGCGATGGGAAGAAAGTTCGGAAGAATGTCCCTTGGAGGCCTCAGAGACGAGGCAGAAATAAAGGGACACAGGCGTACTTATGTGGGGGCGCTTCCGGGAAGAATCATACAGATCATAAGAAGGCTGGGAACGAAGAATCCCGTTATTCTGCTCGACGAAGTGGACAAGATGGGAATCAGTTTTCAGGGTGATCCGGCGTCTGCTCTGCTCGAAGTTCTCGATCCCGAACAGAACAAGGACTTCGTCGATCACTATCTCGAAGTACCCTTCGATCTCTCTCAGGTGCTGTTCATTACAACCGCGAACGTGCTTCACACCATTCCTCCCGCGCTGAGGGACAGAATGGAGATCATAGAGATACCAGGGTACTCGGATCCAGAGAAGTACCACATAGCCAGGGACTACATAATACCGAAGATTGCACAGGCTTATGGCCTGTCAAAGGTGATGTTTACTCCTGGAGCGATCAAAAAGATCATCAGGGAGTACACAAAAGAAGCGGGTGTGAGAAATCTCGAGAGAGTCATAGAAAAGGTGATAAGAAAAAGTCTTGTGAAGGGCGAGAAGAAGTCTTTCAAAATAACCACTAAGGATATCGAAGAGCTTCTCGGACCTCCTGTTTTCAAGGAGGAGGAGATTTTGGAAGAAGACACAGTGGGAGCAGTTACAGGCCTTGCCTGGACTCCAGTTGGTGGAAGTGTTCTCATCGTGGAGAGTCTGCTGGTCCCCGGAAAAGGCAATCTCATTTTAACAGGAAACATGGGTGACGTGATGAAAGAATCTGCCAGAATAGCCCTCAGTGTGGTCAGGAAGATGTGTGGAGAAGAATGCAGAGAGGTCTTCGAGAAGAACGACATCCACATCCACGTTCCAGAAGGAGCCGTTCCAAAGGATGGCCCCTCCGCCGGCATAACGATCACGGTGGCCCTGTACTCTGCCGTCACCGGTAAAAAAGTCAGAAGGGATGTAGCCATGACGGGTGAGATCACGTTGAGGGGTAAAATACTCCCGGTGGGAGGGATAAGAGAGAAATTGCTCGCGGCAAAGAGAGCCGGCATAAAAAAAGTAATCCTTCCTTCGAGAAACAGACCAGACGTGGAAAAGATACCGAAGGAATATCTGAACGGGATGGAGATCGTTTACTGTAGTGAAATACAGGAAGTTCTCAAGGAGGCCATTGTGAGGTGA
- a CDS encoding UvrB/UvrC motif-containing protein has protein sequence MKCLKCGQETSKSYKVDFDGVEKEIAYCQKCLMDVLKESIPFKNIPSPSEDSRRRNRHLSYEGEMTIFVEAPLKILEEMFGKIWSDQEKENFENERKITFLERKLNEAIKNEDYRKANRLKQLILQIKNKTVK, from the coding sequence ATGAAATGTTTGAAGTGTGGACAGGAAACTTCAAAGTCATATAAAGTGGATTTCGACGGTGTAGAAAAGGAGATCGCATACTGTCAGAAATGCTTGATGGATGTTCTGAAAGAGAGTATTCCTTTCAAGAACATCCCATCTCCCTCAGAGGACTCAAGGAGAAGAAACAGACATCTTTCCTACGAGGGAGAGATGACGATTTTCGTGGAGGCTCCCCTGAAAATCCTGGAGGAAATGTTCGGAAAAATCTGGTCAGATCAAGAGAAAGAAAACTTTGAAAATGAAAGAAAAATCACTTTCCTCGAAAGAAAATTAAATGAGGCGATAAAGAACGAAGATTACAGAAAGGCCAATCGTTTGAAACAACTCATACTTCAAATCAAAAACAAAACAGTAAAATGA
- the tsaE gene encoding tRNA (adenosine(37)-N6)-threonylcarbamoyltransferase complex ATPase subunit type 1 TsaE, which produces MRHLRFENLTEEQLKRLAKILTENLKGGEVVILSGNLGAGKTTFVKGMIRAIGLDEKMVKSPTFTLMNVYPGLKTIYHLDLYRLQDSDFLSLDVEDILEDEDGIMVVEWGDLFDGFWPEDSIKVKIEIADESHRNVEILIPEEVNFLAEKIERYRKELQNT; this is translated from the coding sequence ATGAGACATTTGCGGTTTGAAAATTTAACCGAAGAGCAGTTGAAAAGACTCGCAAAAATTCTCACTGAGAATCTCAAGGGCGGAGAGGTGGTGATACTCTCCGGAAATCTCGGAGCTGGAAAAACAACGTTTGTGAAGGGTATGATCAGAGCGATAGGTCTCGATGAAAAAATGGTGAAGAGTCCAACTTTCACCCTCATGAACGTTTATCCAGGTTTGAAAACAATATACCACCTTGATCTTTACAGACTTCAGGACTCAGACTTTCTCAGTCTCGATGTTGAAGACATACTGGAGGACGAAGACGGAATCATGGTGGTAGAATGGGGAGATCTGTTCGATGGATTCTGGCCTGAGGACTCGATAAAGGTGAAGATAGAGATAGCGGACGAGAGTCACAGAAACGTGGAGATCCTTATACCCGAGGAGGTGAACTTCCTTGCCGAAAAAATCGAAAGATACCGAAAAGAGCTTCAAAATACTTGA
- a CDS encoding 50S ribosomal protein L25: protein MVSLEARVREVKGKREARRLRRNGEVPAVVYGPATEPIPVKIKRSVLEKVFHTISEATPIQLIIKDDQGNTVSEKTVFLKMIQRDKVSETVVHLDFYEPTKGHRMRINVPLKVVGKPVGVEKGGFLEVFHEEIPVETDPDNVPQEIEVDVSSLDLGDVIYARDLKLPEGVKCLLGDEEVVVSVLVPKEVVIEETTEAEETAEPEVIRRKEEEEE, encoded by the coding sequence ATGGTAAGTCTGGAAGCAAGAGTGAGAGAAGTGAAGGGAAAAAGAGAAGCGAGGCGTCTTAGAAGGAATGGAGAAGTACCAGCGGTAGTGTATGGACCAGCAACTGAACCTATACCCGTGAAAATCAAGAGATCGGTCCTCGAGAAGGTATTCCACACCATTTCCGAAGCAACCCCCATTCAATTGATAATCAAAGACGATCAGGGAAACACGGTGTCGGAAAAGACCGTGTTTCTCAAGATGATTCAGAGGGACAAGGTCTCTGAAACGGTCGTTCATCTCGACTTCTATGAACCGACAAAAGGCCATAGAATGAGGATCAATGTGCCTCTCAAAGTTGTTGGAAAACCAGTTGGTGTTGAAAAGGGTGGCTTCCTCGAGGTGTTCCACGAAGAGATACCTGTTGAAACCGATCCCGACAACGTTCCGCAGGAAATAGAAGTGGATGTTTCCTCCCTCGATCTTGGAGACGTGATTTACGCAAGAGATCTGAAACTTCCAGAAGGTGTTAAGTGCCTTCTCGGAGATGAAGAAGTGGTTGTTTCTGTTCTCGTTCCGAAAGAAGTGGTGATTGAAGAAACTACAGAAGCGGAAGAAACCGCAGAACCTGAAGTTATAAGGAGAAAGGAAGAAGAAGAGGAATAA